The following proteins come from a genomic window of Proteiniphilum propionicum:
- a CDS encoding cofactor-independent phosphoglycerate mutase translates to MKLIIILADGMADEPIAALNNKTPLQAANTPYMDMLARKGRNGLLNTVPEGFSPGSEIANLSILGYDIPSVYEGRGVLEAASMGVDILPGEMVMRCNLVSLEGELLKNHSAGHITTPEAAELICFLNKKLGDEIFSFHSGVSYRHLLKMKGGNKHIRCTPPHDIPEKPYSIHLIKAESIEAEQTARKLNNLILDSQQILGDHPVNKKRVAEGKDPANSIWPWSPGFHPKMKPLSELFPIKGGAVISAVDLIRGIGVYAGLEVIMVEGATGLYNTNYEGKTQAALSALKKNDLVYLHIEASDEAGHEGDVLLKIKTIEDLDSRVVKKIYEETIKWDEPVIIAILPDHPTPCAIRTHTRDAVPFLVYHRDISPDKVQVFNEFTAGEGAFGLLKGNEFIQTILK, encoded by the coding sequence ATGAAACTGATAATTATACTTGCGGACGGGATGGCAGATGAACCCATAGCGGCATTGAATAATAAAACCCCGTTGCAGGCAGCCAATACCCCATACATGGATATGCTGGCACGAAAAGGCAGGAACGGACTGTTGAATACTGTTCCTGAAGGCTTCTCCCCCGGGAGCGAGATTGCCAACCTGTCGATACTGGGATACGACATACCTTCGGTTTATGAAGGGCGTGGCGTTCTTGAAGCAGCAAGCATGGGTGTGGATATCCTGCCAGGAGAGATGGTGATGAGGTGTAACCTGGTATCACTGGAAGGAGAGTTATTGAAAAACCATTCAGCAGGACATATCACCACTCCCGAAGCAGCCGAACTAATTTGTTTCCTGAATAAAAAGTTAGGAGACGAAATTTTTAGTTTTCACAGCGGGGTCTCTTACCGCCACCTTTTGAAGATGAAAGGAGGGAACAAGCATATACGCTGTACACCCCCGCACGATATTCCTGAAAAGCCATATTCCATCCACCTTATAAAGGCTGAGAGCATTGAGGCTGAACAGACTGCGCGCAAATTAAACAACCTGATCCTTGACTCTCAGCAGATTTTGGGTGATCATCCAGTGAATAAAAAAAGAGTGGCTGAGGGCAAAGACCCGGCTAACAGCATCTGGCCCTGGTCGCCCGGCTTCCACCCAAAAATGAAACCACTCAGTGAATTGTTCCCGATAAAAGGTGGTGCTGTAATTTCGGCAGTCGACCTGATACGGGGAATCGGTGTTTATGCCGGGCTGGAGGTTATAATGGTTGAGGGTGCTACAGGATTGTACAACACTAATTATGAGGGAAAGACGCAGGCTGCACTCAGTGCACTGAAAAAAAACGATCTTGTCTATCTTCACATAGAAGCCAGCGATGAGGCAGGACACGAAGGAGACGTATTGTTAAAAATAAAAACTATAGAGGACCTTGACTCGCGCGTTGTAAAGAAAATATACGAGGAGACAATAAAATGGGACGAACCGGTAATAATTGCCATACTCCCCGATCATCCTACACCCTGCGCCATTCGTACTCACACTCGCGACGCTGTGCCGTTTCTTGTTTACCACAGAGATATCTCTCCCGACAAGGTACAGGTTTTTAATGAGTTTACAGCAGGAGAGGGTGCTTTCGGACTCCTGAAAGGCAATGAATTTATACAAACTATTCTCAAATAG
- the thrC gene encoding threonine synthase: protein MNYYSTNKKAPLASLKEAVVKGLASDKGLYMPEKIKQLPDTFFNEIGNARLNDIAKTVADAFFGEDIPKDKLESIVSDTLNFDIPIKKVEEGIYVLELFHGPTFAFKDVGARFMARLLSYFVKEQHQDDVKVLVATSGDTGSAVANGFLGVDGIRVYVLYPSGKVSDIQEAQFTTLGQNIVALEVDGTFDDCQALVKSAFMDKGLNKQMNLTSANSINVARFLPQSFYYFHAYAQLAKLGICNDVVVSVPSGNLGNLTAGLFARRMGLPIKRFIAANNRNDVFFNYLNTGIYSPKPSVQTIANAMDVGAPSNFDRIIDLYGYSHKAIRQEISGYTYSDDDIRITIRSVFERTGYLLDPHGACAYCALKEGRARGETGIFLATAHPAKFKETVEESTGTTIEIPAGLAAFMQKKKHSYQLSNNLDHFKKRLIGLS, encoded by the coding sequence ATGAACTATTACAGCACAAACAAAAAAGCGCCGCTGGCTTCCCTTAAGGAAGCGGTAGTAAAAGGGCTCGCATCTGACAAGGGCCTATATATGCCTGAAAAGATCAAGCAGCTTCCCGATACTTTCTTCAACGAGATCGGTAACGCCAGATTAAACGATATCGCTAAAACCGTTGCAGATGCTTTTTTTGGTGAAGATATTCCAAAAGATAAACTTGAATCCATTGTTAGCGATACACTTAATTTTGATATCCCCATAAAAAAGGTGGAAGAAGGAATTTATGTGTTAGAACTGTTTCACGGTCCCACCTTCGCATTCAAAGACGTAGGAGCCCGTTTCATGGCCAGGTTGCTCTCATACTTTGTGAAAGAGCAACATCAGGATGATGTAAAAGTACTGGTCGCCACTTCCGGTGATACTGGAAGTGCTGTTGCCAACGGCTTTCTTGGGGTTGATGGTATAAGGGTGTACGTATTGTATCCCTCGGGAAAGGTGAGCGATATTCAAGAAGCACAGTTCACCACACTGGGTCAGAATATTGTTGCACTCGAAGTAGATGGAACATTCGACGATTGCCAGGCACTGGTTAAATCAGCATTCATGGATAAGGGACTGAACAAGCAGATGAACCTAACCTCGGCAAACTCAATTAATGTGGCACGATTTCTTCCGCAATCTTTTTACTATTTTCATGCTTATGCCCAATTAGCAAAGCTGGGCATCTGCAACGATGTAGTTGTTTCTGTACCAAGTGGAAACCTTGGTAACCTTACAGCAGGGCTATTTGCCAGGCGCATGGGATTACCCATTAAACGCTTTATCGCCGCGAACAATAGGAATGATGTGTTTTTCAACTATTTGAATACTGGAATATACTCACCCAAACCCTCAGTTCAAACCATAGCCAATGCGATGGATGTGGGTGCACCCAGCAATTTCGACCGAATTATTGATTTGTACGGTTATTCACACAAAGCTATCCGGCAGGAAATATCCGGATATACATATTCAGACGATGATATAAGAATCACTATCCGTTCTGTTTTTGAAAGAACCGGTTATCTGCTCGACCCACATGGTGCATGCGCATATTGTGCATTAAAAGAAGGTAGGGCCAGAGGAGAAACAGGCATTTTCCTTGCCACGGCACATCCTGCAAAATTTAAAGAAACAGTTGAAGAAAGTACCGGTACTACCATTGAGATACC
- the thrA gene encoding bifunctional aspartate kinase/homoserine dehydrogenase I, with product MKVMKFGGTSVGNPGSLQLVKNIIENQKEPVIVVVSALNGVTDRLLLAADFALNNNSGYKSLLDEMVDRHKEIIEKMVNTPTGKEEVKQKTQQLFEELYNIMQGVFLIGDLSQKTSDKIVSYGERLSSLIISKVIEGSQLYDATKFIKTHKQFNNHIPDLGLSNELIRKTFSEMPPPEVAIVPGFISSSYDNNEITNLGRGGSDYTAAIIAAAMDASMLEIWTDVDGFMTADPKIINSAYVIEELSFTEAIELSNFGAKVIYPPTIFPVYHKNIPIYVKNTFRPESEGTLIRNILPTRNGKIIKGISSINDTALITIQGLGMVGVIGVNKRIFSALADNGISVFIVSQASSENSTSIGVRSQDAPLSQKVLSKEFAHEIMMGSINEIIVEYDLATIAIVGQNMKHVPGIAAKFFGALGRNGISIVALAQGAGETNITCVISRSDLKKSLNVIHDSFFLSPYQELNLFVIGTGTVGGKLLEQIRQQQNTLKEQNKLRINIVGIANGRKALFTREGIPLEGYFDNLMSNGVKSTPERIRDEILKMNIFNSVFVDCTASPAITDLYNDLIARNISVVTANKIAASSDYENYRNLKETARKAGVKFLFETNVGAGLPIINTMNSLINSGDKIVKLEAVLSGTLNFIFNTISEEIPFSKAIKMAVEEQFAEPDPRIDLSGLDVIRKLVILSREAGACVNQSDVTKHLFVPQKYFEGTLDEFWQAIPELDASFESRRKELAKEDKKLRFVASYNNGKCEVGLREVEKGHPFYDLEGSNNIIMITTERYNEYPMVIKGYGAGASVTAAGVFSDIISIANIR from the coding sequence GGAACATCCGTAGGGAATCCCGGTAGTTTACAGCTGGTCAAAAACATTATAGAGAATCAAAAGGAGCCTGTCATAGTTGTCGTTTCGGCACTCAACGGCGTAACCGACCGTCTTTTACTGGCGGCAGACTTTGCTTTGAATAATAACTCAGGGTATAAATCGCTGCTTGACGAGATGGTGGACCGGCATAAAGAGATAATCGAAAAAATGGTAAATACCCCGACTGGCAAGGAGGAGGTAAAACAAAAGACACAGCAGTTGTTTGAGGAGTTGTATAACATCATGCAAGGTGTTTTTCTCATTGGCGATCTGTCTCAAAAAACATCAGATAAAATTGTGAGTTACGGAGAAAGGCTCTCATCTCTCATTATCAGCAAAGTTATTGAAGGGTCTCAACTATACGATGCCACAAAGTTCATTAAAACCCACAAACAGTTCAATAACCATATCCCAGATCTTGGACTATCCAACGAACTGATAAGAAAAACTTTCTCAGAAATGCCGCCTCCTGAGGTGGCGATAGTACCGGGCTTCATATCATCAAGCTACGATAATAATGAGATCACTAATCTTGGGCGTGGAGGATCGGATTATACTGCTGCGATTATTGCCGCAGCAATGGATGCTTCAATGTTGGAGATATGGACAGACGTAGATGGGTTTATGACAGCTGACCCAAAGATAATTAATTCTGCTTATGTGATTGAAGAGCTGTCGTTTACCGAGGCGATTGAGCTGTCGAACTTCGGTGCAAAGGTGATTTATCCGCCTACCATTTTTCCTGTTTATCACAAAAATATTCCTATTTACGTCAAAAATACTTTCCGCCCGGAATCAGAGGGAACGCTGATAAGGAACATTCTGCCAACCCGGAACGGAAAGATAATAAAGGGCATCTCATCTATAAATGACACGGCACTTATAACTATTCAAGGCCTTGGCATGGTAGGCGTCATCGGGGTAAACAAGCGGATATTCTCTGCCCTGGCCGATAACGGCATCAGTGTCTTTATCGTTTCACAGGCATCATCAGAAAACAGCACCTCTATAGGGGTGCGTTCTCAGGATGCTCCTCTTTCACAAAAGGTTCTCAGCAAAGAGTTTGCCCATGAGATTATGATGGGAAGCATAAACGAGATAATTGTAGAGTATGATCTGGCTACCATTGCCATTGTCGGTCAAAACATGAAACATGTGCCAGGTATTGCTGCAAAATTTTTCGGAGCACTGGGGAGGAACGGTATCAGCATTGTAGCTCTGGCACAAGGTGCAGGTGAGACAAATATAACATGTGTAATTTCAAGGTCAGATCTGAAAAAGTCTCTTAACGTAATTCACGACTCATTCTTTTTGTCACCCTACCAGGAGCTAAATCTATTTGTTATAGGTACCGGCACGGTAGGTGGCAAGCTGCTTGAGCAGATCAGGCAGCAGCAAAACACACTTAAGGAACAGAATAAGTTGAGAATAAATATTGTAGGTATTGCCAATGGACGAAAAGCACTATTCACTCGTGAGGGTATTCCATTGGAAGGATATTTCGACAATCTGATGTCAAACGGGGTAAAAAGCACTCCTGAACGAATTCGCGATGAAATCCTGAAAATGAATATTTTCAATTCCGTTTTCGTAGATTGTACGGCAAGTCCGGCTATCACTGATCTGTATAATGATCTGATAGCAAGAAATATCTCCGTAGTAACTGCCAACAAGATTGCCGCCTCATCAGACTATGAAAACTATAGAAACCTGAAGGAAACTGCCCGAAAAGCAGGAGTAAAGTTTCTTTTCGAAACAAATGTAGGAGCAGGACTGCCCATAATCAACACAATGAACTCCCTGATCAACTCGGGAGACAAGATAGTAAAATTGGAAGCAGTACTCTCCGGGACGCTGAACTTTATCTTCAACACTATTAGTGAAGAAATACCCTTCAGTAAAGCAATAAAGATGGCTGTTGAGGAACAGTTTGCCGAACCTGACCCCCGAATAGACCTGAGTGGACTTGATGTTATAAGGAAACTTGTTATTCTTTCACGCGAAGCAGGAGCTTGTGTAAATCAGTCCGATGTAACAAAACATCTTTTTGTGCCACAGAAGTATTTTGAAGGTACACTTGATGAGTTCTGGCAAGCCATACCCGAGCTAGATGCTTCATTTGAGTCACGCAGGAAAGAGCTTGCAAAAGAGGATAAAAAACTCAGATTCGTTGCATCATATAACAACGGAAAATGCGAGGTGGGACTTCGCGAGGTAGAAAAAGGACACCCATTCTACGATCTTGAAGGCAGCAACAACATCATCATGATCACGACCGAACGCTACAACGAATATCCGATGGTAATCAAAGGATATGGGGCAGGCGCAAGCGTAACTGCTGCAGGTGTATTTTCAGACATCATCTCTATAGCAAATATTAGATAA